The DNA sequence GCTGCCGGGCAAAGAGCGCCGCGTCGTGGCGCTCGGCGGCGGCGCGGAAGTTGTCCACCACATTGCGGCCTATGCCCTCGCTCTGCTTCACTTGCAGGGGCAGGCCCTCGCGGCTGGTGCCGTCGAGGCCGAGGTCGCCGCGCCGCTTCACGTTGGGCGTGCCGCCGAACTGCGTCACCAGCCAGCCCTCGAAGGCGTAGGGGTTCTGGGCCTTGAGGGCCTCCACGTCGTACTTGTGCAGGCGCACGGCGAAGTCGGAGCTGAACAGGTCGCGGCCTTGCAGCAGGCGCAGCTCGGTCACCTTCACGGCCTGCACGCTCTGGTCGATGCCCAGCCAGCGGCGCTTCAGGCGCTCGGCCGCCACCACCGTCGTGCCCCCGCCCACAAAGGGGTCCAGCACCACGTCGCCCTCGTGGCTGGCCATCGCAATGATGCGCTCCAGCAGTGCCACCGGCTTTTGCGTGGGGTAGCCGATGCGCTCTTTGGAGCCGGCACCTAATGCTGTAATGTCAGACCACTCATTTTGCAACGGCACCCCTGGCATGGTATCCAGGTATCTTTTGAATTGGGGCATTCCTGTTTTGCTGTAAACAAGTAAGCCATCTGCGTCAAACTTCTCCATGTTTTCAATGGAGTAAGCCCAGTAACGCCCTTTATAAGGTTTAACCCCTTTCCATTCGTAAGAAGTGTTTCCACCGCCTTTGGCCGCAGTTAAATCGCCCACACGATAACGACGTCCATCAGGGTCTTTGAACCGATACATTTCTTCAACATAGCTCTCGTCGTATTCAGTATAAAGCTGATTGAAATTATACTTACCGCTTTTGCTGTAATAGAAAATTTTATCCACGATGTTACCGAGTGCCTTACGGCCCTGCTTGGCGTCATTATGGGCCCCACTACGCTTCCAAGCTATTTCTGCCCTAAAGTTTTCCTCCCCAAAAATCTTATCCAGAATAAAGACCCGGATGTAAGCATCGGCGTGCCAGTCGCAGTGCAGGAACAGCGAGCCGGTGGGCTTGAGGACGCGGTGCAGCTCGCGCACCCGCTCGTTGAGCCAGTCGATGTACTGCATGATGCCGCCCGACCAGCGGTCCTCGAAGGAGCGGCGCTCGCCGGCATCGCCCCAGATGACTTCGTAGGTGCGGTTGGAGAAAAACGGCGGGTCGAGGTAGATGAGGTCCACCGATTCGGCGGGCAAGTGGCGCAACACTTCCAGGTTGTCGCCGAGGATAAGCTCGTTCATGGCGGCAAGGTAAGCCCGGCCCTAGCCCGCGGGCGGCGCGCCGGGGCCCCACCCCGGCGCGCCGCCCAAAAACAGCCGCCGGCCGCCCAAAAAGCCCGGCGCACCGGGTTAGTTGCCCGGCGGGCCAGGCTTTGGGGGCCGAACGCCGGGTTGCGGCAGCGGCGCGCCGCCCAAAAAGCCCGGCGCACCGGCAAAAAAGCCCGGCCCACCACTGAAAAAGCCCGGCCCGCCGAGCAATTTGCTTGGCGAACCGGGCTTTTTCAGTGGCCGCTGCTCAGCAGCCGTTTGCGTTACTATTCCTCGCGCAGTAGGGTGCGGGGCTCGCCCCCGCCCGTCGTTGAACGATTCGGGTGCCAACCGTTCAACAACGGGCGGGGGCAAGCCCCGCACCCTACCCGTTTACGCTGGCACCTGCCGGGTGCAGAGAAGCAAAGAGGCGGCTCCACACCATTCAACGACCAACGGCAGCTTCTTAGGCGGCCGGAGCGGGGGCTTTGGCGGCTTTGGTGGGGCGGGCGAAGCGGGGGGCCAGCTCGGCTACGGCGGCCTGGGCGCCGGGCTGGTTGTCTTTGGCGGCGCCTTGCAGGGCCCCGTAGCCGATGAGGGCGGCGGCGTAGCCTTCGGAGCCGGCCACCATGCGGGTGCTGTCGAGGTCGAGGGCCAGGGCGTCGGTTTCGAGGTAGATGGGCAGCAGGGCGGTGCTGGTGGCCGCGTCGGTGGCGAGGCCGGCCGCGTCGAGGTAGCTGGGCATGAGAGCGGGCAGGCTTTGGGCATACTCGGCCACCTTGGTCACAAAGGCCAGGCTTTTGTCGCCCATCTTGGGCAGGTCCTGGCGCTGCTGCGGCGTGAGCGGGTGCAGGTA is a window from the Hymenobacter nivis genome containing:
- a CDS encoding site-specific DNA-methyltransferase, translated to MNELILGDNLEVLRHLPAESVDLIYLDPPFFSNRTYEVIWGDAGERRSFEDRWSGGIMQYIDWLNERVRELHRVLKPTGSLFLHCDWHADAYIRVFILDKIFGEENFRAEIAWKRSGAHNDAKQGRKALGNIVDKIFYYSKSGKYNFNQLYTEYDESYVEEMYRFKDPDGRRYRVGDLTAAKGGGNTSYEWKGVKPYKGRYWAYSIENMEKFDADGLLVYSKTGMPQFKRYLDTMPGVPLQNEWSDITALGAGSKERIGYPTQKPVALLERIIAMASHEGDVVLDPFVGGGTTVVAAERLKRRWLGIDQSVQAVKVTELRLLQGRDLFSSDFAVRLHKYDVEALKAQNPYAFEGWLVTQFGGTPNVKRRGDLGLDGTSREGLPLQVKQSEGIGRNVVDNFRAAAERHDAALFARQRAAGAPVGYILAFSFGKGAVEECARLRTKEGIGIELVAVKDIVPLAHKPRLAVAVAALEGPAGAAGAGGKRAVRLTATGESPAGIEFYAWDAHHDPAQGFRPSILLDKTGVQTFQLRPGAHVLAVQVVDNDGLSATEVVRLHVNGEVKRG